Within the Gopherus flavomarginatus isolate rGopFla2 chromosome 8, rGopFla2.mat.asm, whole genome shotgun sequence genome, the region AGGTCACATTTTTAAACTTCTCTGCATTGAGTAAGGCTAGAGacttactttttgttttaaaatgaaagctgagattcagcAAATCCAGCCACATGCCCAGCCAGGTCCCCAACACTTCTACCATAATAGGTGAGGAGGATGTCCCTTCTGGCATCTTCCCACCTCAACAAGAAGCAGAACAGTGTTCTTTCAGGGGGATCCCATTAGCCAGTGATGGTCCTAGACCAGGTCTGGATTTAGGAGATACACAGGCATCTCCAATCATTATCAAGGGTTGACTGGCTTACCCCTGCCCTGAAAGTGGAGAACAGAGTCTGCCTGTACCTCAGCAGTGCATGGGACTCAGCACAGGACGGCTGCACTCACCCTTCACCTGTGGAAAAAGCCACAAGTGAAATGAGTCTGGAAGGTCTCATTCAAATTCCAATTTGTGCACCTTCTTAAACCACTGCATTGTACAAGAGGCAAGCCCAGGAGCAAACTAGGGATGGATTGTGCCCCTCATGACCGGGGTACATTAGCAGAGctgcctggggtcccagccctgaaaCAGCAGGGGGcatgtgggtcaggactgagaggCACAGGCAGTGGGGGAAATGAGGTATATATGCATATGTTGATACCCCACCTGCAtggcagcctgctccctgccacagGGTCCTCTTCCCTCAGACACCCTTTGCAAACTGAACTGCAACCCTATCAGCATGGCCCCTTCCTACCCTTATAGAACATCCTGAACAGCAGAACTTTGCTCTTTGCTAGCTTATCCACACATGGAGTCTCATGTTCTCACTGCCCTGTGTGGGAGGGTCCTGGCAGGACCTCTGGGAGACGTGCTTGCCAGTACAAGGCTGAACAACCCTGAGTAATAGCTCTCCCCATAGCACAGGGGGAAGAAATGCTGGGACagtcaaagaaggaaaaaatggCCCATGCTTAATATCGGTATGTAAATAGCCCAAGTTAGGCACTGCATTCACCCCTTCCTGGAATGAGAAGAGGTCTGGTTTTGCTGAGGAAGTTTTCTGCCAGGCTGGGTTAAGGGACAGCAGCACAGTGGTTTGTATGAGACAAGGcctttaaatgaaagctggagATGGGAAAGGCAGCAGAGGTGCAGGGCCCAGAGAGCACCCTCCCAGCCAGGTTCTCTTCTTGCActcgggggaaggggagggttgTTTCTGGGGGATTTTGCTGTGTTACAAGGCAATCTTCTCAAGATAAAGTGTATTCTTGCCAGGCCAATGGCCCATGGGGAGTAGCTACCACCCATTGTGGCTCTAGAGGGTAGAGTGGgactccccctgccctgctcagtAGAGTATCAGCAAGTCCGTCCCTCTTTGGGTGGAAGGGTGGAGCAGCCATGTCTCTATCAGCCCCTGgctcagagtgtggccaccaactcttgctggtggccacactgatgctttttcctaaaataattaACTTTAAGGAAACAAATAAATTCACACGCCCAAAGCATTGTAATTTATTGATgtaggatttgtttgttttttgcagacAGGATAAAAGTAAtgatgtgaaaagtgatatttgtatgttcatTAATATCACTCTTCACAGCACATTTAgtagctagctgggaggctgCTATAAGTGATAgcaacaaacatacaagtatcatcACAGCCTCCCAACTAGCcagtaagtctgctgtgagaaATAATACTTGCATATTTGTTAATATCGCTTTTCTCAGCAAACcccaaattaagccctggaaggggggatggatgccgggctgggggaggcagtgggtgTCTGGGGCGATGAGGGTGGTGGTGCAGCAAATCCATGAGCAACAGGGGAAGAGGCCAATTACAACTGCAGCCTAGCCAAGGTTACAGAGCATGACAACACTGGAAACTAGGCTTCATCCAGTCCTCCTAGCAGCCCCATGTCCAAACTGAACAGCAGCAGTGACAGACTAACATCCTGCCTGCACATGGCCTCTGGACAGATGAGCAATTGCCCCAGAGTACAATTTCATTAGCTGTACGATGGTGGTACCTTCCTGCATCCCTCCCACAGCATAATATCCCACAGCTCTGCAGGGCAATTGGTCAGACTCAGCAGGAAATCTACACTGCATGCGCTCCAACCCATCTGCCCTCCTCTCCATCTGTAACGAGCCAGCTGCAACCCCCAATACCCCGGGGAGGATGAAGCTACTAAACATAACATGTAGGGGCCATTGTATCCCGAGGACAAAAGAAACTAACATTCTACAGCCATCAACAGAGCGCTCTTGCAGCTATCACTGCTGCCATTGATGCCAGCAGGCAAAGGCACCAGCCTCGGCACTGAGCCCAGTACAGGGGCCTCGGCATCCAAAGCCCTGTGCAGAACAGCTGGCTACAGGGTTTGGCAGCAACCCCAGTTCCCCTCACTGCCTCATCATCAGCCCCTGCCCTTCTCACTTCAACTCTCTCTCACGTCACTGCCCCACTAAGTTAGCTAGCAGGTCTGAGTGCCCTCAAGGGCTCTGGGTCCTCTCTGCATAGAGGTGCTAGCTGGGAAGGGTCTCACCCCAGAACAGGAGAGGCCATTCAGGGGATCAGGCTGCTGTGCTCTTGCCCAGATATCATTAGTAGAATGACCTCCCTACTCCTCACATTAATGAGAGAGGCAGATAGGACGGAAAAGGAAACTAACTGGGtaagaagtgggggtggggttaacTTTTCAGAACCCAAATATTATTTAGAAAGATCTACCCTTTTAAAAAAGGAGTCAGGCATTATCCAAATCCCTTCTCATGTCCCACCCACTTAGCAGAGCAAACAGCAGTAACATTCCAGCTCTGTATGGCAATTCCAGTTCACCCTCCCCCGCTTACTGAATCAAAGAGCAGCTGAGGATGtttaccagcgacaccatcatagaaTGCTCCACTGAAAACCCCACAAAACACAACAGGCCTGGCTCACACTCCTGGGGTTCTATCTCAATGAGGTATTTGGGCCTCCTGCTCTGGCAAGGGCATCCTAGCCAGGAGGAGGCTGCACGAGACCCACCCAGCTGATGTCTGATCCAAGGAGCTgctaacaatttttaaaaccaTACTTAAACAGAGACagatgttctgggtgtccctggaGGTTTTATTCACAGCAGTTATTTGTCAAGGTCTAAGGCCTTTGATTTCCATCTGATGCCTTCTTGGTGTTTCCAGCCTAGGAAATAAGGCTCCCATGTCAGGGCCAAGTTTTCTTCCTTCAAAGGGACACGGCTTTCCATGGTAGCGAGGCAGAAATGTCAAGCCTGTGAAAGCCCTTTCCTCAGGCTTAATACTCAACCTGGAAAGTAACTTCTCCGCAGTGGCTGGAATCACTGGCTGCAGCAGAATCCCATAAATCCGCAGACATTCCAGAGTCACATGAAGGACTGTGTCAAGCCAGCACTTCTCTGCAGGGTTGTCTCGGCACAGTTTCCAGGGCGCATGTCTCTGGAAGAAGCCATTGGTCTGCCTCACACATGTAACAACGGATTCTAAAGCTTTGTATATTTGGAAGTGTTCAAAATAATCAGTCACCTGGAGAGGCAAGCGATCAACTGATGCTATGAGTTCGTAGTCCTCAGCCAAAGCCCTACCTGAGGCTTCCACATCCATGTGGCCAGAGCCCTTTCGAAAGCATGACTCTGAGAAATGTGGGTAAATCCCACTGGGGTTgatgctaggggctgtacaacgGTTGAGAAGCCCCCCAAGTGCATCCGCCAGCTCAGAATTCACCAGCTTAATAACTTTCTCCTCATAATAGTCACAGTCTCGCTCAGGGACACCTTGCCTTAGCAGGAAGTACCTAAAGCCATCCACCGTGTACTGCTTGAAACATGCCACTGGATCCACCACATTTCCCAGGCTTTTTGACATCTTTTGCCCACGGACTGTCCAGTGGGAGTGCACATAGATCTGCTTTGGGGGATCAAGCCCCACAGCCATGAGTAATGCTGGCCAGTAGATGGCATGGAATTTGAGGATGTCCTTGCCAACAACATGGTGAGCAGCTGGCCAACAGGCATGATGTGCATCAGGGTAACCTGCTACAGTCAGATAGTTCACCAAGGCATCTACCCACACATAAATGGTTTGTGTTGAATCACCAGGGACAGGGATACCCCACTGTAATCGGTTTCTCTCACGGGAGACAGACAGGTCTGGCAAGTCCTCTTCCAGCCATCGGAGCACCACCTGGTAGAAGGGCTCAGGGGAGATGACATGCCGATTCCCCTGGAGCCACTTCCGTAACGGCTCTTGAAATTCAGACAGCTTGAACATGTAATTCTCCTCTTTGGTCCAGTGCAcctgagagggagagaaaaatgaATTACAAACAACACCTTTCGCTAAGTTCTACAAGAGACACCCATAGCTTTGTTAACATGGGAGTTATGGTTGTAGACATCCAACAGTGCTTGGTGCCCTTTGGGCCCTCTCACTGCACAAGAGCTTCATTCTCAAAATTCAAACCttggaaaaccaggaaatgcagagcCATGGTCCCCATACATCTCTACTACAAGGACTGCACCTCTCCCTctgctgtctgcttcttatttatgtcacctgtaagtgagaacagatgttcacctggcactgttgtagctgccattggcaaggtatttatgtgccagatatgttaaacattcgtgtgccccttcatgcttcgattTGAAGGCtctataattctacatttgtaagatgcattttcataataaagagattgcactacaatacttgtatgaggtgaattgaaaaaaactatttcttttgtttatataatGTAAatatcagtaataaaaataatataaagtgaacactgtacactttgtgttctgagTTGTGCTTGaaagaaatatatttgaaaatgtagaaaaaattcaaaaatatttataacagtaatagaatgccaatttaaaatttaacagtgtgatcaaaactgaaattaaacgtaacttttttttaatctagtgatTAATTGCATTTTTTTCAAATTGTTTGACAATGCTAATTTTTACATATCTGAGACTTTTCTTGGTGCTGAATGCTAGCTCTCAATACCTACAATGAAGTGATGTGATTTATGTGGCTATTGCCCTCTGTTTTGACCTCATTTGTGCTAGAGATTGGTGTAAGAAGGTTGAGGTTTTAAAACCATCTCCTTTTAGAGTATTCTACATCTCCAAAACCTTTTGACTAAATGAGTGCGAATTTAGACAGGTAACTCTGCTCCAGCCCATGAACAGACACACCACATTTCAAGCTGATCTAACCATCCAAGAAAATTCTAGAGAGATTTGAAACTTCAGCTTCTCTCTTGCTACATTAACTATGGAACTGCTATTGTTTCTCTTAAGTAGGAGGTCTGCTGAGCATCGGTGAGGGGAGCACAGGGCCTGAGCCCCGGtaggaaggaagaagagaaagcACCTGCACACCTGCTCTAGCCAGCGaggcagggaagcagggaggaggagggcagggaggaaggcaGCGCAGCTCAGTGTTGTACCTGATGGCCACTCTCCAGCGAGACCTTGCAGGGGCGGCCTTGGGCGTCGGGTCGCTCGGTGATCTGGGCCTGGGTCAGGAAGCACTCGTCCGGGGTGCAGTACCAGCCTTCGTAAAAGTCCTTGTAGAGTAGCCCGCGGCCCTGCAGCGCCGCCCAGAAGCACTGCACCGCCCGACGGTGGCGCGGCTCCGTGGTGCGGATGAAGTCGGTGAAGGAGACGGCAGCCCGGGAGAAGAGGTCGCGGAACAGGCCGGACACGTGCGCGCAGAGCTCAGAGGGAGCCGTcccggccgccgccgccgcctgctGGATCTTCAGCCCGTGCTCGTCCGTCCCTGGAACAGTCAAGCGGGGCAGCTGGGTGCTGggccaggggggctgcagggcggggGCACCCGCCTCCCGTGGGCACTGCCCAGCGAGCACGGCACCGCCTGCCGGGCGGGGATGGAGAGCTGCCAAGCCCCGCACCCGCGGCCGCCGCAGGGATCCGCTCCCGCTCCGGCgccgccccctcccctctcccgctCACCGGTGGCGAGGCGGCCCGGGCCCGGCCCCAGCAGGCCCCGATGTCGGTGCAGCGCGTCGGCCAGCAGCGCCGAGTAGAGGTGTCCGATGTGCGGCGGCCCGTTCACATAGAAGATCGGGGTGGAGAGAAGCCAGCGGCGGCCGGGCCCGGAGCTTCCCCGCCGAGGAGGCGCCGGGAGCGGCTGCCGCGGCGGCCGCAGAAGACAGCGCGCCGGTAACGACAGCATGGTCAGAGCGGCGGCCACACCATAGAGACTGGGGGAAAGAGCGGCACTTCGCAGCTCGGCCCGCTCGCGAGAGGTGAGTGACGCGACGCGAGACGGCTCCCCTCGCGGGCGTGAAGGCTCTGCGCGTGCGTGAAGGGATCTCCCAATCGGGGCTCGGCGTTGGGGGTGGCGCATGCGCTGAGGGCGCGCCGGGGTCAGTGCGGAGCGGAGGCTGGGGCACGCTGCAAGCATGTTCCGCTGCCGAGTGGCCGCCGTGGCGAAGCTGGCGCGGAGCCTGCGCTCCCTGACCCCGAGGCCGCGGGGCCGGGCGGCGGCAGGTGGGTCGGGGTGAACGAGCCCCGTTCCCGGCCGCCCGGACACCGACCTACCCGGGCATGGTCGCGATGCTCGCGGGGAGCCCCCGGACCAGATCCCGCCCCACGGCGGCTCCGGGGCCAATCCCCGCTGCTTGCGGGAGCAGGGCGCTGCCGGTCTCTCGAGCCCCCGCGCCATGGGGAGTCGAGCGGGGCCGAGCCCCGCCTCTGCCTGGTCTGAGGCCGGTGCTGAGAAGTACAGCCCGGCGCTATGCCGGGAGCCAGGGCCTCGGCAGCTGCCTGGGGCCTCCGGGGAAGGGGGTGTGTGAAAGCCGGATGGCGGGTGGGGAGGAACCAGTGTCCGCCTGGCATGTTCTGAAAACTGCTAGCTGAACAAGGCGGCTGCGGGGCATCAAGGCAGAATGGGTTGAGCAGGGGCAGCCAAGGGAgtagatcagttcatggagggtgggtccatcagtggctagtagccaggatggtcaggaatgcaacctgTGCTCCAGACACCCCAACTCCTGATTGTCAGAAGCCGGGAGGGGAAGTGGGGTTGGATCAGTCCAGCTGCCCTGTTCTGTATACTCCCCTTGAACTTCTAGTACTGGCCAAAGATTCTGGGTTAGATGGACAATTGATTTGACTGAATGGTTCTTGTATTCTTACCCCTTCATGGAACCCGATCTCATTGCTGTCAGccagcagggctcaggatggTGACTAGAAGGAGTTGGGCCTCTGAACTCCAAGAAGTATTCTAGGTGTGAAGTGACAGtctgctagagcaggggttctcaagctgggcatcaggacccctcaggaggttgcaaggctattacatggggggtcatgagcacCCTAAATCgttcttttcctccagcatttataatggtgttaaatatattaaacagtgtTTTTTATTGATAAGGGGAGGTCGCATTCaaaggcttcctatgtgaaaggggtcaccagtacaaaagtttgagaaaccctgtgctaGAGCTCTTTGCTGCATTGCCTGCTGAATGGCTTTTGAGTTGATTACCTCAtagtggaagagagagaggatgtGAGTGAATCCACAAACAGTTATTTATGTGTGGTGTGAGTCCAAGACGCACTGAGTCTAGAACAGAAATAAAACCAATGGAGTTTAATGCTAAAAGTTAGAGGTTTTTAACTGTGTTGCTTTTTGCCCATTTCTGTGATCTTTTGCATCAGAATGTGGGTCATGAAAAACAGCTTTCATAACACGATTAAATGGATTCTTAGAGCTACTGAGTTTATCGTTGTTTATCGTCCTTGAGGTTGTGACATCTCAGTGTGAGGGCTGTTTGAGGATGTCATTTTGAGCTTTCAGAGCATGAGATCAGTGAATGAAGTCCCCTGTGCCGCTTCCCATTTCATTAATCTAATCCTGTGTTGTAGGAAGGCCATCTTAATCTCCAGGATTGAGAGGTGAAATTGTTATTTCCTTACAAATGAATTGTgaagcaacacacacactgtgcattTGCTTTCAACTCCTCCTTTGATAGAATGGCTTGAAGAGGATCTCAGACTTTGTTCTTCTTGTCTGTCTTTCATATTGGGAATATCTGCTCCTCATTTCCTTCTTTGTTGGCAATTTCTGGCAAGCTCCTTGAAGGAGGATGTTACTGATGTCACACAGGTCTTTAACCTGAGCTTCAgctcctcatgctccaaaatgagATGAGGAAGCAATGCTGATTCTCAGACTGGAAACTGACAGCCTACGACTACTGTTTGTGGTCTAAGAATTGGCATTCTCTCTTGTATTCCCACCCCTGCTTTGTGTCAATAATCTGGTCCTCCAATGATCTTTCCAGAGCCCTTTAAGAAATGAGAGAATCTGATGTTTCAAATATGAAAACTGTTcttgggtgaggggagagggctTGTATCTTTGAACATAATAAAGGAGACTGCTTTGAGCTTGCTACAATCTATGAGAGGAGGGGGCAAAGGGTGCTTCCTCTGGGCTTTATATGCCAACCCAATTTAAACTTGGCACTCATTTAAAATCAGGGAAATTCCCAAACAAAGCTTGTTTTAATAAGTTAAAGTTGAAAGTGTGTTCCGGTGGACTTCTCCCAATATAAATCTTGACCAAAATTTGACACTGTTAGAAAAACCAGAACATTTAAAATTCTGAAACTTAACTGACTTATGCCTCACTCTCACACTGCCTGTTTTACACCACCCAACCATCTTTAATTGTCCCTCTAAAACTAGTGAAGTTTGTGCAAAGGTCAAAGTGACAAAAAACTAGGAGTTCATAAAATCCTGTTTCTTATTCGAAGACTCCATTTCCATAGTAGTATAGCAGAGACACAGTGCAACACTACTCGCTACAAAACTTGCATTTGTTAGTTGCTACACTTCATTGTTAATGTAGTTAAAAATACAAACTTGCGAGCTGCACGCACAATTATATAAGCCTTCAACAGCATAGAGTCAGCCTATTTTACAACGCCACAGATCAGTCGTGTTTCCACTCTGTTCCACCAATACATCACACAGAGAAAATGTACGGAACTTGGATGTAATGGTGTACAAGGAACCATGCAGTAGGCAGGTGTGGGATAATCTGCTCTCCATGGATGTCTCCATCCTAAGCCCTAATAattagaaactgatttaaatcccAAAGCAGGAGGCTTGATATCAAttcccacactttttttttttttttttttttttttttttgctgttgttcTCAGATGATGTTGTCTTTATACATGTCCAGTCCTTTTTTGAGTCTTGATAAGCTCTTACCTTCAACAGTATCTTGGGGCAGTTGGTTCCACAGTAGATGTGTGAAAATAAAGTTTCTGTTGTCCATTTTGAGTTTGGCACCTTTCAATTTGTTTGAATGTTCCCTTGCTCTAGTGTTAAGAGAGCTTCTTGGTCAGGAAGCTCGGTATCCCTCGGAGACAACAGTGGAGCAGGGAGCTCTGAAATAGATTTCTTCAATAGCTGGAGGGCAGGAGCTACAAGGAAGAGCCTATGCTCTGGTATTACTCACCTAATGTGAGTAGAGGTAGGGGTCCCTCTGATATTCCCCTTCTGGCAGAGGCAGATTCTCACGTGTAGCTGTTCTTGGCATGTCAGCTTTTGGGGAAATCTGAATTAGTGTGCTCATAGCAAGTCTTGAGGCCCATCAGACATGCTGAGATCTTCTAGGCCTTGTACACATTAGATTGTTGCTGTGTTTGAATGTGATGGTGAGGAGTTGGCTGACACATTTTTCCTGGACTACTCTGTCAGCTAATTTAATTCTTCAAAGCCCTATTCAGACGGTCACTGTGGGTCATGTAGACAGGGCTCTATAGGTGGCCAAGTAAAAGGAATCCCGAAGGGTCAGTGCCTTGCTTTCAGCAGGAGTGTAGCAATGACCTTGGAAGGCCATTGGAGAATCTAGCAGCACACGTCCTTGAAAGTTACTAGTATTTATACTGGTCACTGTTATGCAAAAGATTCCCTTCTACTCCCCTATTTTTCATGCTTACAAATTTAGGAAAATTCTTATTTTGTTCCTAAATTTTACATGTTGATCTCTACCTAAAAGTGGCCTTTTCATAAATTGGAGCAAAATTCTTTCAGTTGAtcttgaaaaatacttttttcctGTATTAAGAAAATCTAGCCACCTTTTTAGAGAGCTATATGAAAAATGGCTGAAGATTTAAACTTGGCATAGGGACAGTCCTTGAGAAGTAGTGCCTGTACGACACTTAAAATACCTAGATTTTGATTGAATAAAATAGACAGTTTGAAGATTGCCTGCTAAGCCTTTACAAGAGCAAATTAAATTTCCATATGCACACTCCAGGAGACATGGATTGTTTGCAAATTCACAGCTAGTTAGGTACATGCACAGATTGGTTCAAGAAGCTTATGGTGCAGCTTGTGAAGTCTGCACAGATTGGAAATTTTTACAAGCTCTGTAAGTTTAAAATTAAAGGGAAAGAAGTTTGTTAATGCAGTGTTAACAATACATAATTGACTGCTGCATTCACTGATGTGATCCGAATATTCCAACATTACTCAGCTATGTTGCATTTAAGTactgttttctctttctctcttgtgAAATATCTAGGTTCCTAGAAGTACAGACTATGAAAACATACTGTATGTGTAATGCTGCCAAGTTAGcttttgcatttcctgatgttTTATTATCTTAACTGTGGTATAGTGTGAATACCATTTTTTGTAATATTTCAAATTCAATATAAAACATAATAGATATGTGTTTGATTCTCAGAACTGTTGGTTGACCCTCCCAAACACCCTCTTCTGTGTCCTTTTCTCTCTTGTCTGCATTCACCTGTTGCAGTTAGGCCTCTCCAGATGCAGCCAAATTTTccaaaagtggccactgattttaGGGGTCTCAGTTGTTGCAAGTCCAGTGTAGGGTacctgaggccagattttcagggaTGCTTAGCACCTGTAGTTCCCACTGACTTAAATTGAAATATTGTGCTAGAACAGCGTGTTATAGGAAACATAAACCGAAAACCAGACAAGATCACCATGCAGGCTTTGTCCATCATGCTGAATAATTGCATTCCGATGGCCTCTCTTTGAAGTTGAGAGAGTTGATTGAGTTAATCAAGTTGgtttctcccctcatccccatgCACCAACAGCAAACTTCCTGGGTTAGCAGGGAGACAAATGCCTTGCCCCTCTGCTGTACACTGCTCCTCTGAGATTAAGAAAGTGCCTTCTGACACCTTACATGGGACTGTAGCTGTTTGGATCACCAGAATGAGGGCCATTGCCATTTAGTCCCAGTAACAATCCCCCTTCACTCTAGACAGTATCTTCTTTGTCTTCTATTTGGAATTGGTTTTCACATTGAGATAATCTGGGGTAATATACAGCATCTGGCATTAATGTTTGTAGGGAGCATGTCAGAGTTCTCATCTGTAATGATCTTCACTTGCTATATGCAAGTCTACTGTAGGGAAGGCATCATGAAACTCTGTCCAGCCTGCTGTAGCAAGCTGTAATTGTTTAATCACCATCATTTGTTTCTACACTGGGAGGAGTTTGTGAAAATTTCTCACTGTTGCTACCACCAATGGCAGCAACATTGGGAGCTAGGGGAAGCAGGGCTCTGGGGCCCATTGCATTAAGTGCAGCATTCAGAGCAGATTAGCATGACAATACTTAAACTGCCAGTGACTGCTGGTGCACAGTTTGCTTGAGCATGCTTATTGATATCACTGATCAGACTCCACTCAGGGTGTCAGTGGTAGGATCCTATAGGAAAGTGTTCTGGTGTAGACAGGGCCCTTTTTGCTGGTTGGGTTCTAGTAACTTCTCCTTGACTTGGGTCTCAGGCACCAATCCCTGTCTTAGaacgtgtctacactacaaactgtcATTGACACAAAGTACATTCTTGTACAATTACCACAGTTTGTGTATGGCTCGTGCAAATGCATGCTTGGCTACTTTCATCTCCATTGtatgtactcaccaggagtgcttgtgttgcatGTTGCCGTCTGGGGTGTAATGCCTTTTGGGAACTTTTTGCAATGTGTATGGGGTAGAAATGAGTCACATAGGACCTTTGGGAGCCAGGGGTGAAGTTACCAGCTTGCAATTTTCTCCATTGCA harbors:
- the MARS2 gene encoding methionine--tRNA ligase, mitochondrial, encoding MLSLPARCLLRPPRQPLPAPPRRGSSGPGRRWLLSTPIFYVNGPPHIGHLYSALLADALHRHRGLLGPGPGRLATGTDEHGLKIQQAAAAAGTAPSELCAHVSGLFRDLFSRAAVSFTDFIRTTEPRHRRAVQCFWAALQGRGLLYKDFYEGWYCTPDECFLTQAQITERPDAQGRPCKVSLESGHQVHWTKEENYMFKLSEFQEPLRKWLQGNRHVISPEPFYQVVLRWLEEDLPDLSVSRERNRLQWGIPVPGDSTQTIYVWVDALVNYLTVAGYPDAHHACWPAAHHVVGKDILKFHAIYWPALLMAVGLDPPKQIYVHSHWTVRGQKMSKSLGNVVDPVACFKQYTVDGFRYFLLRQGVPERDCDYYEEKVIKLVNSELADALGGLLNRCTAPSINPSGIYPHFSESCFRKGSGHMDVEASGRALAEDYELIASVDRLPLQVTDYFEHFQIYKALESVVTCVRQTNGFFQRHAPWKLCRDNPAEKCWLDTVLHVTLECLRIYGILLQPVIPATAEKLLSRLSIKPEERAFTGLTFLPRYHGKPCPFEGRKLGPDMGALFPRLETPRRHQMEIKGLRP